One Drechmeria coniospora strain ARSEF 6962 chromosome 01, whole genome shotgun sequence genomic region harbors:
- a CDS encoding pentatricopeptide repeat protein — protein MPASQLCRSSLRGSYFAGRSLLLTLSLSRTRPSPSSSHLRRFSECLSGLRGLAIPFGDHETTSAWHLNGDANSLGSRFVTSEPPRKEPSLRSHTHTAKSGTDSRLQRRQKTDDRKHGGRRLKQVSRFLRPNTRKVPPALTDFKGFKSTYQPYRGQLTPECWKRMQEERAIYQQWGYIRHQYPKSDLGPVRRAFKRWKKMLHHVLNPQQPSSWPWREDGRWLFELDTSAAMRKAWELTLPPTRQQQWPTVMLSTMHLAPDKIGLVLDATLDPLPPGYAIHDVLLFVAKRLDLGRVKSTTERTALAEQTLCLAARVVEDSPVRHVPFAQRTFGLLANKLPAHQAGELYMILKRAGIKLHPNTLIQFARRLADDVAHKHTAFQIIKDLADGGMDLNDIRAASVITSLLHHKIGHDGLSSQRRQPFSPKDGLQHLVERGFWPNVITATALLDSLCQQGEVEEAIRLALLFSEAGVQLDAKAWATVYRGARGSLKVDNVVKALDVARAAEAPYVDVLNNALHSILFFAEMESREKRLRVPRPLPIFAPMLRNYAKKFELEPLQWWMPDALPLLLSQQPPGEPVAPLEGAQQREWEFQHSILPVVDAFFSAGEGPRLRPNSTTIAIMLRAYIKSLEQPYDLMAYYNFFKSRLEGQVQSIAGKGVLGNQGSLIHDTFILAMTDHPGLFRSALQIFGDMLKDNLKAGGPEGGETRGEGAVAAMEPIHPAPTVLTFTILLRGLMNSGERNLAKQVVQVMREHGVEPTLVTWNTLIKGHASMQDIGKTVATLQGMEAAGFKPDIYTYKAFGKLRSQTKALEMMEGIIDANRKRMDEDIM, from the coding sequence ATGCCAGCATCTCAACTCTGCCGCTCGAGCCTCCGAGGATCATATTTTGCTGGACGAAGCCTGCTCTTgaccttgtccttgtccagGACCCgaccgtcaccatcgtcgtcacaCCTGCGCCGTTTCTCGGAGTGCTTATCCGGCCTGCGTGGTCTGGCAATTCCATTCGGTGACCATGAAACTACATCGGCATGGCACCTGAATGGTGATGCGAACTCGCTTGGCTCCCGATTCGTCACATCCGAACCACCTCGAAAGGAACCGTCTCTTCGCTCCCACACCCACACAGCCAAGTCGGGGACCGATTCAAGGCTCCAGAGGCGCCAGAAAACCGACGACAGAAAACATGGCGGTCGGCGGCTGAAGCAAGTCTCGCGGTTCCTCAGACCCAACACGCGGAAAGTTCCGCCTGCCTTGACGGATTTCAAAGGCTTCAAGTCGACGTATCAACCCTACCGGGGGCAGTTGACGCCAGAGTGTTGGAAGCGGATGCAGGAGGAGAGAGCGATATATCAGCAATGGGGCTACATCCGCCATCAATATCCAAAATCCGACTTGGGTCCGGTGAGGCGGGCCTTCAAGCGGTGGAAAAAGATGCTGCACCACGTTCTGAATCCCCAGCAACCATCCTCGTGGCCTTGGCGCGAGGACGGGAGGTGGCTATTCGAGCTTGATACTTCTGCAGCCATGCGCAAGGCCTGGGAGTTGactttgccgccgacgagacaGCAGCAATGGCCGACGGTCATGCTCTCGACGATGCATCTCGCTCCGGACAAGATCGGACTCGTTCTCGACGCCACGCTGGATCCTCTTCCGCCAGGTTATGCCATCCACGACGTTTTGCTGTTCGTCGCCAAACGCCTAGACCTAGGGCGCGTCAAGTCCACGACGGAACGAACGGCGTTGGCCGAACAAACCCTCTGTCTTGCGGCACGGGTTGTCGAGGATAGCCCGGTCAGACATGTACCGTTTGCGCAGAGGACTTTCGGACTTTTGGCAAATAAGCTGCCGGCTCACCAGGCCGGCGAACTGTACATGATCTTGAAGCGAGCTGGTATCAAGCTGCACCCCAATACCCTCATTCAGTTCGCGAGGAGattggccgacgacgtggcccACAAACACACGGCCTTTCAGATCATCAAGGACCTGGCGGATGGCGGCATGGATCTCAACGACATAAGGGCCGCCAGCGTCATCACCTCGCTGCTCCACCACAAAATCGGTCACGACGGCCTTTCGTCGCAGCGGAGGCAACCATTCTCGCCAAAGGACGGGCTCCAACACTTGGTTGAAAGGGGCTTTTGGCCAAACGTCatcaccgccaccgcccTGCTCGACTCTCTCTGCCAGCAGGGCGAAGTGGAGGAAGCCATCCGGCTCGCTCTCCTCTTTTCCGAAGCTGGCGTCCAGCTCGACGCCAAGGCATGGGCGACGGTGTACAGAGGGGCCAGGGGCAGCCTCAAGGTCGACAACGTCGTCAAGGCCCTCGACGTGGCGCGTGCTGCCGAGGCGCCGTATGTGGATGTCTTGAACAACGCGCTGCACAGCATTTTATTTTTCGCCGAGATGGAGTCTCGCGAGAAGAGGCTTCGCGTGCCACGACCGCTGCCGATATTTGCACCCATGCTACGCAATTACGCCAAAAAGTTTGAGCTCGAGCCCCTGCAATGGTGGATGCCCGACGCCTTGCCTTTGTTGTTGTCGCAGCAGCCACCGGGCGAGCCCGTCGCGCCGCTCGAGGGAGCCCAACAACGGGAATGGGAGTTTCAACACTCCATCTTACCCGTCGTGGACGCATTCTTCTCCGCCGGTGAAGGTCCACGGCTGCGGCCCAACTCGACGACAATCGCCATCATGCTGAGGGCGTACATCAAGAGCCTCGAGCAACCGTACGACCTGATGGCATATTACAACTTCTTCAAGTCGCGGCTCGAGGGGCAAGTTCAGAGTATTGCCGGGAAGGGGGTTCTCGGCAACCAGGGCAGTCTCATCCATGACACCTTCATTCTGGCCATGACGGATCATCCAGGCCTGTTCCGGTCGGCTCTCCAGATATTCGGCGACATGCTCAAGGACAACCTGAAAGCGGGCGGGCCGGAAGGGGGCGAGACGCGTGGGGAGGGTGCCGTTGCGGCCATGGAGCCCATCCACCCGGCCCCGACCGTACTCACCTTTACCATACTTTTACGCGGCCTGATGAACAGCGGCGAGAGAAACCTCGCGAAGCAGGTGGTTCAGGTGATGCGTgagcacggcgtcgagccAACCCTCGTGACGTGGAACACGCTCATCAAGGGGCACGCATCGATGCAGGACATTGGGAAAACGGTGGCGACGCTTCAAGGCATGGAGGCGGCGGGCTTCAAACCTGACATATACACCTACAAGGCGTTTGGAAAGCTTCGGAGCCAGACGAAGGCACTTGAGATGATGGAGGGCATCATCGATGCCAATAGGAAGCGAATGGATGAGGACATCATGTAG
- a CDS encoding mRNA splicing factor, Cwf18 codes for MSSSLNNLSAATEDRKARLAALRGLKRKQPNGETATPEAENRPSQPAAEGVDIARQHLSGRNYDFETKGPKLGFEHMPNEGLENPTLEEQAAEVEAETQRLADEEAQNEKGIDLFKLQPKKPNWDLKRNLETKMEILNVRTDNAIAKLVRQRIASAQEAVQKGGAARSDAVEGDAVGLDGLALVEGLRVREKEEREEEERERAQEE; via the coding sequence ATGTCATCTTCGCTCAATAACCTGAGCGCTGCCACAGAGGACCGAAAAGCCCGTCTGGCGGCGCTACGCGGCCTGAAAAGAAAACAACCAAATGGCGAAACCGCAACGCCCGAAGCAGAGAACAGACCGTCGCAGCCAGCGGCTGAAGGAGTCGACATTGCGCGGCAGCACCTCTCGGGCCGCAACTATGACTTCGAGACCAAGGGGCCCAAGCTAGGCTTTGAGCACATGCCCAACGAGGGCCTGGAAAATCCAACGTTGGAGGAGCAAGCGGCCGAGGTTGAAGCCGAGACCCAGAGACTGGCCGACGAAGAGGCGCAAAACGAAAAGGGTATCGATTTATTCAAACTACAACCGAAGAAGCCAAACTGGGACCTGAAGCGAAATCTGGAAACGAAGATGGAGATTCTCAACGTACGGACCGATAACGCAATCGCAAAATTGGTTCGGCAACGGATAGCAAGCGCCCAGGAAGCAGTGCAGAAGGGCGGAGCGGCGCGGAGCGATGCCGTGGAAGGAGACGctgtcggcctcgacggcctcgctctcgtcgaaGGCCTCAGAGTCCGGGAGAAAGAGGaaagggaggaggaggagcgtgAAAGGGCACAGGAGGAATGA